One segment of Nostoc flagelliforme CCNUN1 DNA contains the following:
- a CDS encoding CU044_2847 family protein, which translates to MSEALDGIEPMVRTLKQRLNALTDPEDEVEVKFGVKLSAEIDAVVTKLGSEATYEITLKWKNK; encoded by the coding sequence TTGAGTGAAGCACTGGATGGTATTGAACCAATGGTGCGAACCTTGAAGCAGCGGCTCAATGCCCTAACCGATCCGGAGGATGAAGTCGAGGTGAAATTCGGTGTTAAGCTGAGTGCTGAAATTGATGCTGTTGTAACAAAACTAGGGAGTGAAGCAACCTACGAAATTACGTTGAAATGGAAAAATAAATGA
- a CDS encoding helix-turn-helix domain-containing protein codes for MIAQIEDVETLPRHGIGSCHSKPRNNEILPLMHPREFLSQFPLTYKELADRLGVTVYAIDNWMGKRANPSRQTQRQLADFAERLKENAQLRKSVLSTETEE; via the coding sequence ATGATTGCACAGATTGAAGATGTTGAAACGCTGCCGCGTCACGGTATCGGCAGCTGTCATAGTAAACCTAGAAACAATGAGATACTTCCTTTGATGCATCCAAGGGAGTTTCTTAGCCAATTCCCCCTGACTTACAAAGAACTAGCAGACCGATTAGGTGTAACGGTGTATGCGATCGACAATTGGATGGGGAAGAGAGCTAATCCATCCAGGCAAACACAAAGGCAGCTTGCTGATTTTGCAGAAAGACTTAAAGAAAATGCTCAGTTAAGAAAATCTGTATTGTCTACAGAAACTGAAGAGTAA